One Palaemon carinicauda isolate YSFRI2023 chromosome 4, ASM3689809v2, whole genome shotgun sequence DNA segment encodes these proteins:
- the LOC137639578 gene encoding uncharacterized protein, whose protein sequence is MNPGADALSRNTLAAVQLGLDYNALVEALRQYLEYQASLMFCCKDSNWFTQHPWVLLGLRTFFKDVLNVSAAEMVYGYSLVVPAECFPSTTSSNDLQHILHFVGKFTPCRQTYKPPAKHHIPTHLHSVIHVFLCNDTSKPPPTPPYTGPFLVMPRSPRAFLLNIRGKED, encoded by the exons atgaatcccggtgccgatgccctgtcaagaaacacgttggctgccgttcaactgggattagattacaacgccttagTTGAAGCCTTGCGACAgtatctagagtatcaagcat ctttgatgttctgctgcaaggattccaactggtttactcagcatccctgggtcctcttgggactcaGGACCTTTTTTAAAGACGTCCtgaatgtctcggcagctgaaatggtgtacggctactcgttggtcgtccctgccgaatgttTTCCTTCTACCACCTCAtccaacgatctccagcacatacttcacttcgtgggaaaatttactccttgccgccagacttacaagcccccagcgaagcatcatataccaacacaCTTGCACTCTGTAAtacacgtcttcctatgcaacgacactagcaagccaccgccaacgcccccttacactggccctttccttgtgatgccACGCAGTCCgagagcattcctactaaacattcgtggcaaagaagactag